In Candidatus Omnitrophota bacterium, a single window of DNA contains:
- a CDS encoding thioredoxin-disulfide reductase codes for MHETIIIGGGIAGDTAAIYAARKKMDFLMIAKELGGQFFESGEITNYPGIVKTDGENFSESFEDQLEANGIEPRTGEEVTKLEKTGESFKVVTDKGTYETATVIIATGSRPRKLEVPGEDEFAKKGVTYCSVCDGPLFSGKDVVIAGGGNSALEAVDFMREIAEKITLVNNAEQLNGHEYLIDKAESLEKTEIINSAEIVSIEGDKMVNAVRLKKDGQESKIETEGVIIEIGRKPNTDFLKDFLELDEKGHIKIDCQGRTSVEGVFAAGDCASGQEFQYVIAAGQGCMALLKAARYLARRK; via the coding sequence ATGCATGAGACCATTATAATAGGAGGAGGCATAGCCGGGGATACCGCCGCAATCTATGCCGCGAGAAAAAAGATGGATTTTCTCATGATCGCTAAGGAACTGGGAGGTCAATTCTTCGAGTCCGGGGAAATAACCAATTATCCGGGCATAGTCAAGACAGATGGTGAAAACTTTAGCGAATCATTCGAGGACCAGCTGGAAGCGAACGGCATTGAGCCCAGAACGGGTGAAGAGGTAACGAAGCTCGAAAAGACCGGAGAAAGCTTCAAGGTGGTTACGGACAAGGGCACTTACGAGACGGCCACGGTAATAATCGCCACCGGTTCCCGCCCGAGGAAGCTTGAGGTCCCGGGAGAGGATGAGTTCGCCAAAAAAGGCGTCACGTACTGTTCGGTATGCGACGGGCCGCTTTTCTCGGGCAAGGACGTCGTGATAGCCGGCGGTGGCAATTCCGCCCTTGAAGCGGTCGATTTCATGAGGGAGATAGCCGAGAAAATAACGCTCGTCAATAACGCCGAACAACTTAACGGTCATGAATATCTTATCGATAAGGCTGAATCCCTGGAGAAGACCGAGATAATCAATTCCGCCGAGATAGTCTCAATAGAAGGCGATAAGATGGTCAACGCGGTCCGGTTGAAAAAAGACGGTCAGGAAAGCAAGATCGAAACCGAAGGAGTTATAATCGAGATAGGTCGAAAGCCCAACACGGATTTTTTGAAAGACTTTCTTGAGTTGGATGAAAAGGGTCACATCAAGATAGACTGCCAGGGCAGGACTTCAGTAGAAGGCGTTTTCGCCGCGGGCGACTGCGCCTCGGGCCAGGAGTTCCAGTACGTTATAGCCGCGGGCCAGGGCTGCATGGCGCTTCTCAAAGCGGCCAGATATCTTGCCAGGCGGAAATAG
- a CDS encoding 2-oxoacid:acceptor oxidoreductase subunit alpha, which yields MSKKEISIRITGEAGQGMKTIGHAVGEMFVKAGFNIFSNMDYMSRIRGGNNFYQIRISSRPVETLRENPDMIIALNAESVGLHRSALSDEGVLFLDREKFELEEEDGSFRDAPLYGIAGEAGSEIYVNSASCGLIAGMTGIDFSHLKEVFGKVFAAKDEEVLKKNIDAAKKGYELASEKFKDDIFSVECEECAGDLLLNGNEAIALAAVKSGCSFYSAYPMTPATSIMVAMAGYSEQLDILVEQAEDEIAAINMAIGASFAGARSMTATSGGGFALMTEGVSLAGMTETPVVIVDAQRPAPATGLPTRTEQSDLDFVLYGAHGEFAKAVFAPGTIEECFFLTMKAFELADKYQMPVIILTDQHLADSMRNIEKLDGRGIKVRKFSLSREDSKKIEDYQRYALTDDGISPRAVPSWIKDVIYADSDEHDQKGHITESDEVRDSMVEKRFFKKMENLRKEVVPPTVLAVEEAETLLVGFGSTYGVMKEACKAKGKSFGMVHIPQVWPFPAEEVTGALEKAKKVICLENNASGQLAALIRKATGIRVSEHILKYDGRPFNADQLTEQL from the coding sequence ATGAGCAAAAAAGAGATCTCAATACGGATAACCGGTGAAGCCGGTCAGGGCATGAAGACCATAGGCCACGCCGTGGGGGAGATGTTCGTAAAGGCGGGATTCAATATTTTCTCAAACATGGATTACATGTCCCGCATAAGGGGCGGGAATAATTTCTATCAGATACGGATTTCTTCCCGTCCGGTCGAAACCCTCAGGGAAAACCCCGATATGATCATCGCACTCAACGCAGAAAGCGTGGGCTTGCACCGCAGCGCGTTAAGCGATGAAGGGGTGCTCTTCCTCGACAGGGAAAAATTCGAACTGGAGGAAGAAGACGGTTCTTTCCGGGACGCTCCGCTTTACGGGATAGCCGGGGAAGCAGGCTCCGAGATCTATGTTAACTCGGCATCCTGCGGTTTGATAGCGGGAATGACAGGTATAGATTTCTCCCATCTTAAGGAGGTTTTCGGCAAGGTCTTCGCCGCGAAGGATGAAGAAGTCCTCAAAAAGAACATAGACGCCGCCAAAAAAGGGTATGAACTTGCATCCGAAAAGTTCAAGGACGATATCTTCAGCGTTGAGTGCGAGGAATGCGCGGGTGATCTTCTTCTTAACGGCAACGAGGCGATAGCTCTGGCGGCGGTCAAGTCAGGATGCAGTTTCTATTCGGCGTATCCGATGACACCGGCTACCAGCATAATGGTGGCTATGGCCGGGTATTCCGAACAGCTCGATATCCTTGTCGAGCAGGCGGAAGACGAGATAGCTGCGATCAACATGGCGATCGGTGCTTCCTTCGCCGGAGCAAGGTCCATGACCGCCACTTCAGGAGGGGGGTTCGCGTTAATGACAGAAGGCGTAAGTCTTGCGGGCATGACGGAGACGCCCGTTGTCATCGTAGACGCCCAGAGACCCGCTCCTGCTACGGGACTTCCCACAAGGACCGAACAGTCTGATCTGGATTTCGTTCTCTACGGCGCGCACGGTGAGTTCGCCAAAGCGGTCTTCGCGCCCGGGACGATCGAAGAATGTTTTTTTCTCACCATGAAGGCTTTCGAGCTGGCCGATAAATACCAGATGCCGGTTATCATACTTACCGACCAGCATCTGGCCGATTCCATGCGCAATATTGAGAAGCTTGATGGGAGGGGTATAAAGGTGAGAAAGTTCTCACTATCCCGGGAAGATTCAAAGAAGATCGAGGATTACCAAAGGTATGCTCTTACCGATGACGGTATCTCGCCGAGGGCCGTGCCTTCATGGATAAAAGACGTCATTTACGCGGACAGTGATGAACACGACCAGAAAGGGCACATAACAGAGTCGGACGAAGTACGAGACAGTATGGTGGAGAAAAGGTTTTTCAAAAAAATGGAGAACCTGCGCAAAGAGGTCGTCCCTCCCACGGTTTTGGCCGTGGAAGAGGCAGAGACACTCCTGGTGGGGTTTGGCTCGACCTACGGGGTGATGAAAGAGGCCTGCAAGGCCAAGGGAAAGTCTTTCGGGATGGTTCACATCCCCCAGGTCTGGCCCTTCCCGGCGGAAGAGGTAACTGGCGCTCTGGAGAAGGCCAAAAAGGTCATATGTCTCGAGAATAACGCCTCGGGACAACTGGCCGCTCTTATCAGAAAGGCTACCGGTATCAGGGTAAGTGAGCACATTCTGAAATACGACGGAAGACCATTTAACGCAGACCAGTTGACCGAGCAACTTTAG
- a CDS encoding superoxide dismutase codes for MKKITMIMVGVLLLAGACFSRASDEPKAMADLHNAQGERAGIVLFEEAQDGVRIDIIITNLPAGEHAFHIHESPNCDRPDFKSAGGHFNPGGTKHGFLNPEGPHAGDLPNIVVKGDGTLIKKVVTDLITLDEGEKNSLFRGAGTSVVIHENPDDYITDPAGRGGKRIACGTIRKIE; via the coding sequence ATGAAAAAAATAACTATGATCATGGTGGGCGTGCTCCTGCTGGCGGGAGCTTGTTTTTCCCGAGCTTCGGACGAACCCAAGGCGATGGCCGACCTTCACAACGCGCAGGGAGAAAGGGCGGGTATCGTTCTTTTCGAAGAGGCCCAGGACGGGGTGAGGATAGATATCATCATCACCAACCTGCCCGCGGGAGAGCACGCTTTCCATATACACGAAAGCCCCAACTGCGACCGGCCGGATTTTAAAAGCGCAGGCGGTCATTTCAATCCCGGCGGGACCAAACACGGGTTCTTGAACCCGGAGGGTCCCCACGCGGGAGACCTGCCCAATATAGTCGTCAAAGGGGACGGCACGCTGATAAAAAAAGTCGTAACAGACCTTATAACCCTTGATGAAGGGGAGAAGAACTCCCTTTTCAGGGGTGCGGGCACTTCAGTGGTGATACATGAGAACCCGGATGATTACATAACGGACCCGGCCGGCCGGGGAGGGAAAAGGATAGCCTGCGGTACTATAAGGAAGATCGAATGA
- a CDS encoding PRC-barrel domain containing protein — translation MLRSLNGMNGYNLKALDGEIGKIVDFYFDDLSWTIQYFVVDTGGWLSGRKVLISPVANSSEPDSENKVVPLVLTREMIEKSPDIERDKPVSRQKELEMMRHYRWPVYWNEPYSGDEGAIPLEYYEQVALSEKEEGDSHLRSAREVEGYRIHATDGEIGRVKDFIVDDKTWDVRYLVVDTGDWIPGRKVIIAPLWLKQVKWSTAEVFADLDKKSIEDSPEYDPAEPVNRDYEGRLYDYYGRPRYWK, via the coding sequence ATGTTGAGAAGCCTTAACGGCATGAATGGCTACAATCTTAAGGCCTTGGACGGTGAAATAGGAAAGATCGTGGATTTCTATTTTGACGACCTTTCATGGACCATCCAGTATTTCGTGGTGGATACCGGGGGGTGGCTTTCGGGGCGCAAGGTGCTTATTTCGCCTGTAGCCAACTCCTCCGAACCCGACAGCGAAAACAAGGTCGTACCTCTTGTCCTTACCAGGGAAATGATCGAAAAAAGCCCGGACATAGAGAGGGATAAGCCCGTTTCTCGCCAGAAGGAGCTGGAGATGATGCGGCACTACAGGTGGCCGGTATACTGGAACGAACCTTATTCCGGGGACGAGGGTGCGATACCGCTTGAGTACTACGAGCAGGTGGCTCTTTCCGAAAAGGAGGAGGGCGATTCGCATCTTCGCAGCGCGCGGGAAGTGGAAGGCTACCGCATACACGCCACCGACGGTGAAATAGGGCGCGTGAAGGACTTCATTGTAGATGACAAGACCTGGGACGTGCGCTATCTTGTTGTCGATACGGGCGACTGGATCCCCGGACGTAAAGTGATAATAGCGCCCTTATGGCTTAAACAGGTCAAGTGGTCGACCGCAGAGGTTTTCGCAGATCTTGATAAAAAGAGCATAGAGGATAGCCCTGAATACGACCCCGCCGAACCGGTTAACAGGGATTACGAGGGAAGGCTGTATGATTATTACGGCCGCCCCAGGTACTGGAAGTAG
- a CDS encoding ferredoxin, translating to MRAKVDQETCTGCGACASTCPDVFKMEGDKATAYNNPVPEGAEEKCKEAEAGCPVDAITCEE from the coding sequence ATGAGAGCTAAAGTGGATCAGGAGACTTGCACCGGTTGCGGCGCATGCGCCTCAACCTGCCCGGATGTTTTCAAGATGGAAGGCGATAAGGCGACAGCTTATAATAACCCGGTCCCGGAAGGCGCCGAGGAAAAATGCAAGGAAGCAGAAGCGGGTTGCCCGGTTGATGCCATAACTTGCGAAGAATAA
- a CDS encoding DJ-1/PfpI/YhbO family deglycase/protease, whose product MAKIAVIVEDMFEDSEYTEPVEAFKNAGHETFNIGLEKGKQLKGKKEGTTIQVERSLDGTSADDYDALLIPGGYSPDKLRAHKAPVDFVRKFMEEGKPVFSICHGGQLLISADAVKGRKMTGWRSISQDISNAGAEYLDQEVVEDGNLVSSRQPSDLPAFIKASLSKL is encoded by the coding sequence ATGGCCAAGATAGCCGTTATAGTCGAAGATATGTTCGAGGACAGTGAGTATACCGAGCCGGTTGAGGCTTTCAAGAATGCCGGGCACGAGACTTTCAACATAGGCCTGGAAAAAGGTAAACAGCTCAAGGGCAAGAAAGAAGGCACGACCATACAGGTGGAAAGGTCGCTGGACGGGACAAGCGCCGATGACTATGACGCTCTGCTTATACCGGGGGGATACTCTCCCGATAAGCTCAGGGCACACAAGGCGCCCGTGGACTTCGTCAGAAAGTTCATGGAAGAGGGCAAGCCTGTTTTCTCTATCTGTCACGGCGGGCAGCTTCTCATATCCGCAGATGCGGTAAAAGGCCGGAAAATGACAGGCTGGAGATCCATCTCGCAGGACATCAGCAATGCGGGGGCCGAATATTTGGACCAGGAGGTAGTCGAGGACGGCAACCTTGTCAGCAGCAGGCAGCCTTCGGATCTGCCGGCTTTCATAAAAGCCTCACTGTCCAAGCTTTAA
- a CDS encoding cation-binding protein, with amino-acid sequence MLPAGPLMKEHRLIEQMIGLVADRHDRIGQEEKVDPVFIDAAVDFIRTYADRCHHGKEEDILFRELEKKDISDEHKKTMEGLVSDHKFGRKVTGELEEANEAYKHGKKAALKDIQQALQKLTDLYPQHIEIEDKHFFLPVMDYFSDEEKSSMLSEMMDFDREMIHKKYRQIVDKFKG; translated from the coding sequence ATGTTACCAGCAGGACCTTTAATGAAGGAACACAGGCTCATAGAGCAGATGATCGGCCTGGTAGCCGACAGGCACGACCGTATAGGCCAGGAGGAGAAGGTCGATCCCGTTTTTATAGACGCGGCGGTCGATTTCATTCGGACCTATGCCGACAGGTGCCATCACGGCAAGGAAGAGGATATACTTTTTCGGGAACTTGAGAAAAAGGATATAAGCGACGAACATAAGAAGACGATGGAGGGACTGGTCAGCGACCATAAGTTCGGCAGGAAGGTCACCGGAGAACTTGAAGAGGCGAATGAGGCGTACAAACACGGCAAAAAGGCCGCGCTGAAGGATATACAGCAGGCGCTCCAGAAACTAACCGACCTTTATCCGCAGCATATAGAGATAGAGGATAAGCATTTCTTTCTTCCTGTCATGGATTATTTCAGTGACGAGGAAAAAAGTTCCATGCTGAGTGAAATGATGGATTTTGACCGGGAGATGATACATAAAAAGTATCGGCAGATAGTGGATAAGTTCAAAGGCTGA